In Lapillicoccus jejuensis, the DNA window CGCACCAGGACGGCGTACGGCGTCCCCGTGAGACGGGTGACGACCAGCGTCCCCTCGGTGCCGCGGCCGCCCTCGGGCAGCCGCAGCTGGCGGCGCACGCCGTCGGCGTCGAGCGGGACGCCGCGGGTCTTGGCGGTGAGCCGCTCGACCCCGTGGTCGCGCAGCCGGGCGCGGACGGCCTTGACGTTCCAGGGGAGGGCGTCGAGGACGGCGTACCGCTGCGCCCACGGCACGTCCACGGCCGCCGACCCCGTGACGAAGCCGACGTCGCCGTCGAGCTCGCGGCCGTCGACCCGGTGGGCGAGCGCGCCGGTGAGGCCGGCGCGGGTGACCGCGCGGTCCGGCTCGTAGAGCCACGGGCCGAGGCCGGCCGGGTCGGTGAGCGGGGCCGGCGCGCCCACCGCGTCGGCCTCGCCGAGCTGGACCGGCGGGCGCCCAGGTCTCAGGACGAGCGCGGTGCGGCCACGTACCCGGGCCAGAGGCCCCCACCACACCGCGCACTCGACGACCTCGCCGGCCCAAGACGTCCACTGCGCCTCGGTGCCGGGCGGGACCGCCGAGTGCGGCATCGCGGGGGAGAGCTTGACCCCGGTGGCGCGGACGCGCGTCGCCAGCGCCTGCACCTCCTGCCAGGTCGGCTGCATCCGGTCGAGCGAGAAGACCCGGCGGGTGCGGCCGGTCGCGTCCGCGTGACCGGGCGTCCGACGCGCCGGGTCGAGCCACACCCCGGTGTGCTCGGCGGCGTCGCCGACCGGGAGCAGGACGTCCTCGAGCCGGCCGGGGGTGACGCTCGCGTCGGGCCAGTGCCGCAGGTTGACCCCGGCGACGACGGCGGTGACGTCGTCGAGCTCGACGGCGCGGACGGCGAGGTCG includes these proteins:
- a CDS encoding THUMP-like domain-containing protein, which produces MDLASISLLVGGEGWGLLQSLPPYDAAGELRLQARLRDAGFDPALVSAALTQSRLRAKGAGKFGDFAAEMLFTPDGLEQATRLEVAAHHAARYLEAGVATVFDLGCGIGADAMAFAGLDLAVRAVELDDVTAVVAGVNLRHWPDASVTPGRLEDVLLPVGDAAEHTGVWLDPARRTPGHADATGRTRRVFSLDRMQPTWQEVQALATRVRATGVKLSPAMPHSAVPPGTEAQWTSWAGEVVECAVWWGPLARVRGRTALVLRPGRPPVQLGEADAVGAPAPLTDPAGLGPWLYEPDRAVTRAGLTGALAHRVDGRELDGDVGFVTGSAAVDVPWAQRYAVLDALPWNVKAVRARLRDHGVERLTAKTRGVPLDADGVRRQLRLPEGGRGTEGTLVVTRLTGTPYAVLVRPA